One region of Bacillus zhangzhouensis genomic DNA includes:
- a CDS encoding disulfide oxidoreductase, translating to MRNKLVYLYSAWIVSIVATMSSLYLSEVKKFIPCDMCWFQRIFMYPLVLLLGIATFRGDVKVKYYVLPLAVIGACFSIYHYMEQKIPGFASIRPCLSGIPCSAEYVNWFGFITIPLLALIAFILIIISMLLLNAKED from the coding sequence ATGAGGAATAAGCTTGTTTACTTATACAGTGCTTGGATCGTCTCTATTGTTGCGACGATGAGCAGCCTGTATTTAAGTGAAGTAAAGAAGTTTATCCCATGCGATATGTGCTGGTTTCAGCGCATTTTCATGTATCCGCTCGTGCTTTTACTTGGAATTGCTACATTCAGAGGCGATGTGAAAGTAAAATATTACGTTCTGCCTTTGGCTGTGATTGGCGCTTGTTTTTCTATCTATCATTATATGGAACAAAAGATTCCAGGTTTTGCATCGATTCGCCCTTGCTTGAGCGGTATTCCTTGTTCTGCTGAATATGTGAACTGGTTTGGTTTTATCACCATTCCACTACTAGCCCTTATTGCATTTATTCTCATCATCATTAGTATGCTGCTGTTAAATGCAAAAGAAGATTGA
- a CDS encoding DsbA family protein produces the protein MSKKNNQSSSIKFAVILTIIAALLIGLFVVIGNNNSKEAQTVDSKPSIKGQPVMGDKSAAVQIVEFGDYKCPSCKSFETDIFPKLKADYIDKGDVSFSFINLPLPVHGDGAVLAALASEEVWKEDPKNFWAFHEAIYQAQPDSEAEWVTPAKLTELAKKTTKIDTDKLKDNLSKKTYQSQLNTDDQLVNQYKVNATPTLFINDKQVQNFYDYDEIKELINQELKGKKS, from the coding sequence GTGAGTAAAAAAAATAATCAATCTTCATCCATTAAATTTGCTGTCATTTTAACCATTATCGCAGCTCTTCTCATCGGATTATTCGTCGTCATTGGGAACAACAACAGCAAAGAAGCACAAACGGTTGACAGTAAACCTTCTATTAAAGGACAGCCTGTCATGGGAGATAAAAGCGCAGCCGTGCAAATTGTCGAGTTTGGGGATTATAAATGTCCATCATGTAAATCATTTGAAACAGACATTTTCCCAAAGCTGAAAGCGGACTACATAGATAAAGGCGATGTATCATTTTCGTTTATTAACTTACCACTTCCTGTTCATGGAGATGGCGCAGTGTTAGCTGCACTAGCTTCTGAAGAAGTGTGGAAAGAAGACCCGAAAAACTTTTGGGCATTTCATGAGGCTATCTATCAAGCACAGCCAGATAGTGAAGCAGAATGGGTCACGCCTGCTAAGCTGACGGAGCTAGCGAAAAAGACAACAAAAATAGATACGGACAAGCTAAAAGATAACCTATCAAAGAAAACATATCAGTCGCAGCTGAACACAGACGATCAGCTTGTGAACCAATATAAAGTGAATGCAACACCAACTCTTTTCATTAACGATAAACAAGTCCAAAACTTTTATGACTATGATGAAATCAAAGAATTAATTAATCAAGAGCTCAAAGGAAAAAAATCATGA